In the Sphingobacterium sp. PCS056 genome, CATCAACACAATTGGTGAAGAAGTAGCTGCAAACGAAATTTTTGGAACGATCGAAGCTGTAAAAACTGTTTCCGATTTATTCATTCCAGTTACAGCTACAGTTTTATCTGTTAACGAAGCAATCGATGCTTCACCAGAATTAGTAAACTCAGATCCATATGGAGAAGGTTGGATTATTCGTATTAAATTGAATAATGCAGCTGATGTTGATGCTTTATTAACTGCTGATCAATATAAAGAAGAGATTAACGCGTAATTTTAAAACTTACGTTCAATAAAACCAGGAAAGAGCCGTCTACAAACGGCTCTTTCTTGGTTTTATAGGATTTCTATTTTGCTTGTGACATCTATATC is a window encoding:
- the gcvH gene encoding glycine cleavage system protein GcvH; its protein translation is MNFPAELKYTKDHEWIRVEGDEAVIGITDFAQRELGDIVFVDINTIGEEVAANEIFGTIEAVKTVSDLFIPVTATVLSVNEAIDASPELVNSDPYGEGWIIRIKLNNAADVDALLTADQYKEEINA